The proteins below come from a single Onychomys torridus chromosome 18, mOncTor1.1, whole genome shotgun sequence genomic window:
- the C18H6orf132 gene encoding uncharacterized protein C6orf132 homolog, with protein sequence MKKNQTMQGTFSKLFGKKHANSATTSLYATNPPWIFTQEAQEEGTRDFDGIYYGDSRFNTVSESGTATLKARPRVRPLLTFLPLNAQENHGLAVPTPSVPEDFADKEVGGTSSLVNGNLRLYSSVGDLRPGHYDLDSSIPPPPPGPAPGPPQDTSQPPGESPPPPPPSVPPPPPPPPLLVEPPPPPSTAPPPPPVLDTLSPSATLSPPSTPTPPDFIPPAPPSAFLNLPPPSLPAPGPPTPVSPRATGTRIIKWKSEVALNGRQPEDPRTSAPQSPAELKGSHLGPSPESHLTFPRSFKVPPPTPVRTSSIPVQEAPGASPEEEEASQKALTHLPLPPSFNIRPASQVYPDRAPEPENPREPRLETSGSPRLKQSEPQTNGQAGVPPPAPPLPPAAPRLPPPAPTLPPAAPPLPPPAPPLPPAAPPLPPPAPSLPPAAPPSPSTEQAVGPSSGLMKTPKSSSPTLQPKPNPPTLEDTDSSEPVDWRDPRQMEKLRSELAAYLCGSRKEDRSLSHRPVPPVALKDKGSKKGPSLSEEAATPSLPEKIHPCGPEKSPSSSSLPEREATSSLTLPPVDYIPQPTPAPSVRQIRDELEARLASSVEKEAKPSIASLPPKPRLEGGRIFENGSENGRFHKPVTKLSATPLPATPLQSKITPSPAAPPKATPGPATPFKPAPRQAILPKTTPGPALPLKPTPEQTTSSKDTVGQATAPKDAPGQAIPPKDTPELSIPASQLIAKKDLVPVRQREKPESQENAVATQLSTNGTLSPPALPPKMSTGGEEVPFLYRPHRSQNSHSRGVPVVIPTPARGEATGSGGQADEKEPESHPAKPLTQVQPADQLLRHPVTGEVVERGSPMALLLAARQRAQKTRPGGPAMGLGRSSLPGSLRDHSNQIEAGSDSIFYRGSRPNSFLVVPKAPSETEGSHLTSARPAGPSQWKPQQERDSQGPEPTHRHGWTKAESRERPAPAGLPPGRALPKSFSSPPSPSYKREEEEEEEFSFDIIPPPPEFSNDPEPPAPALQHQGRRGSPPRNNFSDLGQPLDAGPGASPARGYSRFPGGAQYPGLGGLDRFSGSGRSLIKKRLYVGEPHRNPGTPRGATGRSLSSPNCFGPQPGGPEMRRVNSAGRAAPGGLHARRLSLEGARGAAEVKYKAPGGSGSGSGSKAGDYGFVPAKGSRSPHGATHYGSPINTFTVRPGTRHPISYAYPGTHRKTTS encoded by the exons AATGCCCAAGAGAACCACGGGCTGGCTGTACCCACCCCCTCAGTCCCAGAGGACTTTGCAGACAAAGAAGTGGGAG gtaCCAGCTCTCTGGTGAACGGCAACCTCCGGCTCTACAGCTCTGTGGGCGACCTGAGGCCTGGACACTATGACCTCGACTCAtccatccccccacctcccccaggcCCAGCCCCAGGGCCACCCCAGGACACTTCACAGCCTCCAGGGGAgtcccctccaccaccacctccgtctgtccctccccctccccctccccctcccctgctggtggaacccccacccccacccagcacagccccacctccacccccagtaCTGGACACTTTATCTCCCTCAGCTACCCTCTCCCCACCATCGACACCTACCCCTCCAGACTTCATCCCCCCTGCCCCACCGTCAGCTTTCCTGAACCTCCCTCCGCCTTCTTTGCCAGCCCCAGGACCCCCAACCCCAGTCTCTCCTCGTGCGACTGGAACGCGTATTATCAAGTGGAAATCAGAAGTGGCACTCAATGGCAGGCAGCCAGAAGACCCCAGAACCAGTGCCCCCCAAAGCCCCGCTGAACTAAAGGGGAGCCACCTAGGGCCTAGCCCCGAATCCCACCTCACCTTCCCCAGGTCATTCAAGGTGCCTCCCCCAACTCCAGTCAGGACCTCATCTATCCCGGTTCAGGAAGCACCAGGAGCTtccccagaggaggaggaagccagccAGAAGGCCTTGACACAtctccccctgcctcccagcTTCAACATCCGCCCTGCATCTCAAGTTTATCCAGACAGGGCCCCAGAGCCAGAGAACCCCAGAGAGCCCAGGCTTGAGACATCAGGCAGCCCAAGGCTCAAGCAGTCTGAACCCCAGACAAATGGACAAGCTGGAGTtccacctccagcccctcccctgcccccagctgCTCCCCGACTCCCTCCACCAGCACCCACTCTGCCCCCAGctgctcccccactccctccaccagcccctcccctgcccccagctgctcccccactccctccaccAGCACCCTCTCTGCCCCCAGCTGCTCCTCCTTCGCCTTCTACTGAGCAGGCAGTCGGTCCATCTTCTGGACTTATGAAGACCCCCAAGTCCAGCTCCCCTACTCTCCAACCCAAACCCAACCCCCCCACTCTGGAGGACACAGACTCGTCAGAACCAGTTGACTGGAGAGACCCCAGGCAGATGGAAAAACTTCGAAGTGAGTTGGCAGCTTATCTCTGTGGGTCCAGGAAAGAGGATCGGTCACTCAGCCACAGGCCAGTCCCTCCAGTGGCCTTGAAGGACAAGGGGAGCAAGAAGGGTCCCAGCCTATCAGAGGAGGCAGCGACTCCAAGCCTGCCCGAGAAGATACACCCATGTGGTCCTGAGAAGAGCCCCTCCAGCAGCAGCCTACCAGAGAGAGAAGCCACCAGCAGCCTGACCCTACCCCCTGTGGACTACATCCCCCAGCCTACTCCAGCCCCCAGTGTCAGGCAGATCCGGGATGAGCTAGAGGCTCGGTTGGCCTCCTCAGTGGAGAAAGAGGCCAAGCCCAGCATAGCATCTCTGCCACCCAAACCCCGGCTGGAAGGGGGGAGAATCTTTGAAAACGGCTCTGAGAATGGCAGATTCCATAAGCCTGTCACCAAGCTGTCGGCCACTCCTCTACCTGCCACACCACTCCAGTCCAAGATTACACCTAGTCCAGCAGCCCCACCCAAGGCCACACCTGGGCCAGCCACACCATTCAAGCCTGCACCCAGGCAGGCCATACTACCTAAGACCACACCTGGGCCGGCCTTGCCACTGAAGCCTACACCTGAGCAGACCACATCATCCAAGGACACAGTTGGGCAGGCCACAGCACCCAAGGACGCACCAGGGCAGGCCATACCACCCAAGGACACACCTGAGCTGTCCATCCCAGCATCTCAGCTGATTGCCAAGAAAGACCTTGTCccagtgaggcagagagaaaagccaGAATCTCAAGAAAATGCAGTGGCCACCCAACTGTCCACAAATGGAACACTCTCACCTCCAGCCCTCCCACCAAAGATGTCCACTGGTGGAGAGGAGGTACCATTTCTCTACAGACCCCATCGCAGCCAGAACAGCCACAGCCGAGGGGTTCCTGTGGTAATTCCCACTCCGGCCAGGGGGGAAGCCACAGGCTCCGGGGGACAAGCGGACGAAAAGGAGCCCGAAAGCCATCCCGCCAAACCTCTTACCCAAGTCCAGCCTGCCGACCAACTCCTCAGACACCCGGTGACTGGGGAGGTGGTGGAGCGGGGCTCCCCAATGGCCCTGCTCCTCGCAGCTAGACAGAGGGCACAGAAGACCAGGCCTGGAGGACCTGCCATGGGACTGGGACGGTCCTCTCTGCCAGGGAGTCTCCGTGACCATAGCAACCAAATAGAGGCCGGCTCTGACAGCATCTTTTACAGAGGTAGCCGGCCCAACTCCTTCCTCGTGGTCCCTAAGGCACCCAGCGAGACAGAGGGCTCCCACCTGACCTCAGCACGGCCCGCTGGACCCAGTCAGTGGAAGCCCCAGCAGGAGCGAGACTCACAGGGCCCAGAGCCAACCCATAGGCATGGGTGGACCAAGGCCGAGTCCCGGGAAAGACCCGCTCCCGCAGGCTTGCCCCCGGGCCGCGCCCTCCCCAAATCCTTCTCTTCTCCGCCCTCTCCTTCCTacaagagggaagaggaagaagaggaggagttcAGCTTTGATATCATTCCGCCGCCGCCAGAGTTCAGCAATGACCCTGAGCCCCCCGCCCCTGCGCTGCAGCATCAGGGCCGCCGCGGGTCCCCACCCAGGAACAACTTCTCGGACCTGGGGCAGCCCTTGGACGCGGGCCCCGGGGCCAGCCCGGCGCGCGGCTACTCGCGCTTTCCCGGCGGCGCCCAGTACCCCGGGCTCGGGGGCCTGGATCGCTTCTCCGGCAGCGGACGCTCGCTCATCAAGAAACGCCTGTACGTCGGGGAGCCCCACCGCAACCCCGGGACGCCCCGCGGCGCCACTGGCCGCAGCCTGAGCTCCCCTAACTGCTTCGGACCGCAGCCGGGAGGCCCCGAGATGCGGCGGGTCAACTCGGCGGGCCGCGCGGCCCCCGGAGGCCTGCACGCACGGAGGCTGTCGCTGGAGGGCGCCCGAGGCGCAGCCGAGGTCAAGTACAAGGCGCCCGgaggcagtggcagtggcagtggcagcaAAGCCGGCGACTATGGCTTCGTCCCAGCCAAAGGCAGCAG GTCTCCCCACGGCGCCACCCACTACGGAAGTCCCATCAATACGTTCACCGTGAGGCCAGGGACGCGCCATCCCATCTCCTACGCCTACCCTGGAACCCATCGGAAAACCACCTCCTGA